One Chaetodon auriga isolate fChaAug3 chromosome 14, fChaAug3.hap1, whole genome shotgun sequence genomic window carries:
- the serpina10b gene encoding protein Z-dependent protease inhibitor: protein MAVPKMKIGFVFIVTYMCFLSPVLQAHPPSATISDLSFKNMDFAMNLYRKISSFHDKNIFFSPLSISTSFAALLMASDGVTHEEMLKVLNLEQLEQADQPELIPKLFQVLNENITQNGSLKLDHSMALFVHPQFEVGKMFADQIKMFFDADIKSVDFGDTKGSIAFINEYIRHKTQDKVTEMISTLDAMTQVMLINTIFFQGNWQMPFNPNFTNNAPFYIDNYSVVQVPMMFMEDKFYMMEDARLGAKVLKLPYQEGVSMLILLPKKGIDYTAIDDEINAERFLSWIKKLQKTKLEINIPKFKMEQSYSLHNLLPEMGMASIFSNSANLTKLSKNGGLKVSEVLHKAVIEVDETGTIAAATTTSGITPYSLPRTFTVNRPFFFFIYHEDTNCMLFMGRVIDPTKN from the exons ATGGCAGTACCCAAAATGAAGATcggatttgttttcattgtaacCTACATGtgcttcctctctcctgtcctccaaGCACACCCTCCAAGTGCCACCATCTCAGATCTTTCCTTCAAAAATATGGACTTTGCCATGAACCTTTACAGGAAAATATCCAGCTTCCATGACAAGAACatctttttctcccctctgaGCATCTCTACCAGCTTTGCTGCTCTCTTGATGGCTTCTGATGGTGTCACGCATGAGGAAATGCTGAAGGTACTCAACCTGGAGCAGCTTGAGCAGGCTGACCAGCCAGAACTGATCCCAAAACTCTTTCAGGTCCTTAATGAGAACATCACACAGAATGGATCACTGAAACTGGACCACAGCATGGCACTCTTTGTGCACCCGCAGTTTGAGGTGGGGAAAATGTTTGCCGACCAAATCAAGATGTTTTTTGATGCTGACATCAAAAGTGTAGACTTCGGTGACACAAAAGGGAGTATCGCCTTCATCAATGAGTATATCAGACACAAGACTCAGGACAAAGTGACGGAGATGATTTCCACCCTGGATGCTATGACCCAAGTCATGTTAATCAACACAATTTTCTTCCAGG GCAACTGGCAGATGCCTTTTAACCCCAATTTCACCAATAATGCACCCTTCTACATTGACAACTATAGTGTTGTGCAAGTGCCAATGATGTTTATGGAGGATAAGTTTTACATGATGGAAGATGCCCGTCTCGGTGCCAAAGTGCTGAAGCTGCCTTACCAGGAAGGTGTTTCCATGCTTATCCTGCTACCTAAAAAAGGCATAGATTACACTGCAATTGATGATGAGATCAACGCTGAGAGGTTCCTCAGCTGGAtcaaaaagctgcaaaaaac CAAACTGGAAATCAACATACCCAAATTCAAGATGGAGCAGTCGTATTCCCTCCACAATCTTCTACCAGAGATGGGCATGGCCAGCATCTTCAGCAACTCAGCCAATCTGACAAAGCTGAGTAAGAACGGAGGCCTCAAAGTGTCAGAG GTGCTGCACAAGGCTGTGATTGAGGTGGATGAGACAGGGACCATTGCAGCAGCTACCACAACATCTGGCATTACTCCATATTCCTTACCCAGAACCTTCACTGTCAACAGaccattcttcttcttcatataCCATGAAGACACAAACTGTATGCTGTTCATGGGCAGGGTGATTGACCCCACCAAAAACTAG